GAAACGGTTGAATCTGGGCGGAAATGATCTTACCGCCGTGCCGCAGAAGGCACTCTCGATGCTGGATAATCTGCGGAAGCTCGAGCTACAGGAGAATCGCATCAAAACAATCAAGGAAGGTGACTTCGAAGGTAAGGAACGAACACAACCGCTACAGTAAATCTATCTCCTGGGTGATTAGGAAAACGGGACGTCTGTCGGAATTACTAATGAAATGTCGTGTCCGCTTACGAATGGCTCGCAGGTTTGGAGAATCTGGACTCGTTGATTTTGGCTCACAATCAGCTTACGGAAGTACCGGCAAGGGTATTCTTTCATCTCACGCTGCTCAACTCACTCGAGCTGGAGGGTAACTCAATCTCCTACATCGCGAAGGAGGCGTTCGAAGGATTGGAAGGTAATCGACCGGTACTGGTAATCAGCAATCTTACGACCTTGTGGTATCTAACGGACCGGTTTTATCCCCAGAAAACCTACAATATCTCCGCCTGGGGGACAATAATCTCCACATCATCCCGAGCGAAGCGCTGCGCCCGCTGCACCGCTTGCGACATCTCGACCTGCGCTCGAACAACATCTCCGTTATTAGTGAGGACGCTTTTGTGGGTTTCGGCGATTCGATAACCTTTTTAAATCTTCAGAAGAACGAGTAAGTATTGCGATAGGGAAAGCGGAGGAGAAAGTGCCAGACAACGAGATAAGCTACCGGGACGCCTTTCTTTTATCACCAAAACTTACAAATACGCCCACATCGGATGGTTAACttccataaaataaaaaaaatctttatgtTAGGAGTTGCCTTTGAAACCTACGTCCAAAAGTCCTTGAAAACACTTCGACATTAATTAATAGACCGAGCGGTGTTTGCGGCTAGGCTAACAGCCGAACCCAGGACTCGATATCCGCCCCTTGTCTACTTATGTTTTTGCTGCTCTTACCTTTTTCCGTTCGCTTATCGTTATCTTAGCATCAAGGTCCTGCCGGCGCTGGTATTCGAAAATCTCAACTCCCTCGAGACGCTCAGCATTCAGAACAACAAGCTAACGCGCATACCGGAGGAAGTGATGGAGCCGATCATGGACTCGCTGCGTGTCGTTGATATTATGGGTAAGTGAATATGCACGAATACGATTTCCTACTTTCCTGTGCCGGTAAGGCGAAGGTATTACGATAAAATACAACCCTCCGTACGGCTGGGGCGCCAATTCGCACTTATCTTCATCTTCGTCTAGGATGAAATGACTTTCACTAGTGCTATAGACCATCACACTTGGGACGGAAGATAACCGTTTCCGGCAAATGGCAAAGGAATGAGATTGTGGATAGACGAATctttaatttatgttcaaCCTTAATGTTACGATGGTCAACACTGAGTAAGGAAGCAATGGTGGAGTAAGGTGGGAGAATAAAATGTGGATGGAGATTAGAATCTAAACGAGGGTTATTAAAGCCCTTCCTCTAAATAGGACTCCATTACACATAACGAATTTATTGAAGTCGTAAATGGGTTCTTTTACAACCATTTGAGTTAACATGGACCTCAGTTAAAGTGCACTTTAAAACGCATAACTCAATAAAAGTTACTGCGAGCGGTAGATGATAGTTTGAATGAAATTAACTAAATAAATCTCAAGGATTTCAGGGGAACTTAGGTGCTCTATCAAATCGTACCCTTTTTGGATATagtttttgtaaacattttttttcttcttttccacagTTTTTTGGAAACAAGTTCCGAATTTAATAGGGCTTAAACTAATAATGTACAAGCCTTTAAACCCATTCTGCTTGATTAGAATCTTCCTTTATGTTCCCTACATGGATCATAGCTCATTATGGTATaaacgcctgaaggtatgcaatgtgaTGTGCatgaaggaaatgtttttttgtaagctAATGCTAAAGTTGTAGCAATTGGTTTATCAATTGAAAAAAACAGgaggcacaaaaaaacatgtccAATTTTACGACAGATATCATTTTAGATTCCGGTCCAAAGTTTAATTTTCGACcgtcctttaaaaaaacactataaCGAACTTTTTATCGGCTTATGTAtagagtgagaaaaaaaagaaaccttaACTGattcaaacacaaagaaaCGCCACGCAAAAATACCTGCCCGTGGCGATAACTAACACTATTGgtgtgaaaagtttttccgCAGTTCCGGCACGAACGAGGTCACTCGTTCGCATGGTCGTTAAGGAAGAAGCTTGATATCGTCCCGCTTCCGGTGACAACTCAATCAACTTCGCCGAGTGAGATagtgcgggtttttttttagccacGCTCTCTGCCTCGTTTTCCGTGAGCAACGTGTGTTAGCTGACACCGAACGGAATGTGGGTAAAGTTTGGTGAAGTCAGGGCCCATACCGTAACGGCTGCCATGACGACCGGATGCTGAAAACGACCGTTTTCATGCGCGTTGCAAATTGCGTGCTCCTTTTGCTTCGATGTGTAACGTTACCGTCTTTTGCTGTGGCCTGGGCAGGCCAATGGTTGAATAAATGAAGATCAATCGGAGGACATTTTATTTCCCTCAAAGGAATTCACCATCCAGTCGGGGTCGGCCGATGTTGATTCGTATTGGCTTTTGTAGCTCTTAATTCGTTCCCGGGTGTATTTCATTTTGCAGAACGTATAAAAGCCCTGGAATgttaatgaaaaaatatgtGACGCGTGATGGGAGAAATAATCCATCCGTTAGTTAACCGTAGTTTGATTTGATGCATGATTTCCGATTTTATTTCGATCCAATTTTTTTAGGGCCTCGAAATGGCACGAAAACCTCCACCCCAAATGGGAATGTGGAACCCCAAACCATACGGTGTCGATCGATACGAATTATCGACAGCCACTTAGCACACCATCAACGTagcagggaaagaaaattggtTTCCAAGTATTTGATTTTCCCGGTGGGAGAAGTTTTAGCCAGGTCAGCTTTCCTCGATGTAGGTAGAATAGAAATGAGCTTAGATATTTAGACTTAAAGCACGTAAAGCATAATACAGGGAAAAAACGAATACAAAtgcagaaaacaataaatgggagaacaataaataaatcgaagCGTTAAGAGCACGGCGTTCAGTCCCACCTGGGAAATATATGTATGCTGTTGTATCCTCAGGTGTTTATAATCCCTTGATTAATCCCTAGCcaacaataaaatagaagaatAGCCGTGAAGGGAGTTTCCATATTACATATTTCCTTGTTTCATTTGCGTGCATTTTGACCTAAATGAGACCGTTTTCGGGAAGAATTCTTTGGGTAAAAATAAACGAGAGTTCTAgggtgactttttttttaaaactgagttaatgtatttatttatgctcATTTGTGTAAGGTATTAAATTGTGGAGATTGATTCTAATTAGCGATATCAGGTACTCCGTGTTAATATTAGCAATATGAAGAAAAGACTCTGTGGCGTTCCCAAAGTTTCGTTACAACTAATAGCTGTTTCAGTagattacattttaatttccaattaaaattaaaatttaattatgccAATAAAAATCACTTGAAACTGACCTCATTTGAGTACTGCATTACGCTTTACTCTGACATTCAATCGCTCTGATCCCATTCTATCAGCATCGATAGGATGCAATATTGCAAGCTTAAATTACAATCCCACAGAAAGCGAGTATCGATTATCGTTGACACTTTCGcctgtgttttccttttattgcAGACAATCCATTGATCTGTTCATGCGAACTGGTCTGGTTTCCGAACTTGCTGCGGGAGCTGAAAAACCGGGACGACGAGATGACCCAGAAGAAGCGCCCGATGTGCACGATGCAGAACGAACACCGGGAGTACTACGTCCAGAACATGCCGCTGGAACGGATGAACTGTGTCGGCAAGAAGTACCACACGTCGTCACTCAGCGGCAACGGTACCCCGGGCAGGGAGAAGCTTCTGCCGGCGCTGGTTGCGCTCGTGACCGGAAGCGCACTGATTGGCTACGGCAGGCTCCGCTAGGCACGTGCAGCGGTGAGTAGGTAGATGGGGATGCTGGGGAAAGGGAGGGCTatatggaaataaaaacaaaatggtgcaaaCGAGCGCATTTTCTTTCCAAGCACCATTCGGTGAAGGGGAATCTAACGTGTGTAGTGTAGGGTAAGAAACTAgggctagaaaaaaaaaaacaaacgggagAACGAAAGAAGGCAAAGATGGCAAACAATAACGGTACGGTTGGCAAGAATGTACCACACCAGAGAcggaaacaaatacaaatgtCACTTTGATTTTCCACACTTTGCTTTTCCGATTTAGCGATCAGACAAGCACGCACGGCAAAGCGCAGGGGTGCTGGAAACGGTAcaggaaacaacaaaagaatCGCTTCGGAACAGTGCCCCCGTGTGCCGCTGATTCGCGCAA
This Anopheles marshallii chromosome 3, idAnoMarsDA_429_01, whole genome shotgun sequence DNA region includes the following protein-coding sequences:
- the LOC128710963 gene encoding slit homolog 2 protein, with translation MPSRNALWMWIKLLGLALAVLDLALVTAQSNSPQTCPPGSDISPCVCQVKKNGLDILCEATDVQHITKAMSALKGKSPIIFYLKLRHNNLPKLQGFVFLALDIRHLTIHNSSLATIEETSLSSLGRGLTQLDVSQNQLMSVPSSALKNLHYLLILNLNHNRISQIHNRAFEGLDTLEILTIYENKLTLIEPDAFRGLDKKLKRLNLGGNDLTAVPQKALSMLDNLRKLELQENRIKTIKEGDFEGLENLDSLILAHNQLTEVPARVFFHLTLLNSLELEGNSISYIAKEAFEGLEENLQYLRLGDNNLHIIPSEALRPLHRLRHLDLRSNNISVISEDAFVGFGDSITFLNLQKNDIKVLPALVFENLNSLETLSIQNNKLTRIPEEVMEPIMDSLRVVDIMDNPLICSCELVWFPNLLRELKNRDDEMTQKKRPMCTMQNEHREYYVQNMPLERMNCVGKKYHTSSLSGNGTPGREKLLPALVALVTGSALIGYGRLR